A region of Thioalbus denitrificans DNA encodes the following proteins:
- a CDS encoding DUF2460 domain-containing protein codes for MGTFVDRLFPVERLIWQEMRGGILPPPVSSAGNGSLVQQRLSTTDEGQYRVTFPPQVRKWSDWVAIYEFSLGVGGRRDSFRLRDPRTYFNKRAGQALGAGDGVTQAYQLVASFGDDYTHRITKPVDGTVAIYIGQAGSPVAQTSRWSVGLLSGEVSFDSDLAGTVTGATSASPCVLEITGHGLTTGDTVHLGAFTGTGWSGLNDRREIVAVVDANHISIPVDSSAFPAYSANDGTTHTLPQAGEIITADLEWEFQVCLSSRIEPPSDAVVGRIVRLGEVVFEEVDE; via the coding sequence ATGGGAACATTCGTCGACAGGCTGTTTCCTGTTGAGCGGTTGATCTGGCAGGAGATGCGCGGGGGGATCCTGCCTCCGCCGGTATCTTCGGCAGGTAACGGCAGCCTGGTGCAGCAGCGTTTGAGCACCACCGACGAGGGCCAGTATCGGGTTACGTTTCCGCCCCAGGTGCGCAAGTGGTCAGACTGGGTGGCTATCTACGAGTTCAGTCTCGGCGTCGGCGGACGGCGTGACAGTTTCCGGCTGCGTGATCCGCGAACCTATTTCAATAAACGCGCCGGCCAGGCGCTCGGTGCGGGTGATGGGGTTACGCAGGCCTACCAGCTGGTAGCGTCCTTCGGTGACGATTACACCCACCGCATCACCAAGCCGGTCGATGGGACGGTTGCCATCTACATCGGCCAGGCCGGCAGTCCGGTGGCGCAGACCAGCCGCTGGAGCGTCGGCCTGTTGAGCGGCGAGGTATCGTTCGATTCCGATCTCGCCGGCACGGTGACAGGCGCAACGTCGGCCTCGCCGTGCGTGCTCGAGATTACGGGGCACGGGCTTACCACAGGCGACACTGTCCATCTGGGTGCGTTCACAGGAACGGGGTGGTCGGGGCTCAACGACCGCCGCGAAATAGTGGCCGTTGTCGACGCCAACCACATCAGCATCCCGGTTGATTCCTCGGCCTTCCCTGCATACAGCGCCAATGACGGCACCACACATACCCTGCCGCAGGCGGGGGAGATCATAACGGCAGACCTTGAGTGGGAATTCCAGGTCTGCCTATCCAGCCGCATCGAGCCGCCGTCCGACGCAGTGGTGGGCCGAATTGTGCGTCTCGGAGAGGTGGTCTTCGAGGAGGTGGACGAGTGA
- a CDS encoding DUF2163 domain-containing protein yields the protein MRPISAARQTELEAGRACRAVRFHLRDGTAFGVCNHTRPLTIDGVVYEPASGDWRAPLRSYIDTAVDNLQLSGGWGDYNEQSLIEGLFNECYIVAGIAFWKLSPPEFMTTFRGDMGKLQWSRDGFQFQAEDIMQKLSRPLGRTAGPDCQVELGSTGVGQCNVDLSLYEVSGTVTAVDGSHPRVTFTDSGLTQTVPYWTDGLITWDTGDNAGLSYTVEAHAAGGELTLQLPARRAISIGDTFTITPGCDHTDGAGGCDKFGNRPNYQGLPFVRPETQIAGES from the coding sequence GTGAGGCCGATCTCAGCGGCACGTCAGACTGAGCTGGAAGCTGGCCGCGCCTGTCGCGCGGTGCGTTTTCACCTGCGCGATGGTACGGCCTTCGGTGTCTGCAATCATACCCGGCCACTTACCATTGACGGGGTGGTATATGAGCCCGCATCCGGCGATTGGCGTGCGCCGTTGCGTAGCTATATCGACACCGCTGTCGACAACCTGCAGCTCTCTGGAGGCTGGGGGGACTACAACGAGCAATCACTGATCGAAGGCCTTTTCAACGAGTGCTACATCGTCGCGGGCATCGCCTTCTGGAAGCTCTCGCCGCCTGAGTTCATGACCACCTTCCGCGGCGACATGGGCAAGCTGCAGTGGAGCCGTGACGGGTTCCAATTCCAGGCCGAAGACATCATGCAGAAGCTCAGCCGCCCGCTCGGTCGCACGGCCGGGCCGGACTGCCAAGTGGAGCTCGGCTCGACCGGCGTCGGCCAGTGCAACGTGGACCTCTCGCTCTACGAAGTGAGCGGCACGGTCACAGCCGTTGACGGCAGCCATCCGCGCGTGACCTTCACCGACTCCGGCCTGACGCAGACCGTGCCCTACTGGACCGACGGGCTCATCACCTGGGACACCGGCGACAACGCCGGGCTCTCCTACACCGTGGAGGCCCATGCCGCCGGCGGCGAGCTGACCCTGCAGCTGCCGGCCCGCCGCGCCATCAGCATTGGCGACACCTTCACCATCACGCCCGGGTGCGACCACACCGACGGCGCCGGCGGCTGCGACAAGTTCGGTAACCGGCCCAACTACCAGGGCCTGCCCTTCGTGCGGCCCGAGACGCAGATCGCGGGGGAGAGCTGA
- a CDS encoding NlpC/P60 family protein codes for MSHIIATARRERILTEAVTWAGTPYRSRHYPVKGPTGGCDCASYILGVAMGAGLVPEGTPLPTYSADRHLHQSDERYREELRALGCTEIPVEQANPGDVLLFVVLGRRPASHTAILLHGLRMAHAYETTGKVSINGIDAGWQRRLRFAFRLPGVPE; via the coding sequence ATGTCGCACATCATCGCCACCGCCCGCCGCGAGCGCATCCTCACCGAGGCCGTCACTTGGGCGGGCACGCCCTACCGCTCGCGACACTACCCGGTCAAGGGCCCGACCGGCGGCTGCGACTGCGCCAGCTACATCCTCGGCGTGGCCATGGGCGCCGGGCTGGTGCCGGAGGGCACGCCGCTGCCCACCTACAGCGCCGACCGGCACCTGCACCAGTCAGACGAGCGCTACCGGGAGGAGCTCCGCGCCCTCGGCTGCACCGAGATCCCCGTCGAGCAGGCGAACCCGGGCGACGTGCTGCTGTTCGTCGTCCTCGGCCGCCGGCCCGCCTCCCACACCGCCATCCTCCTGCACGGCCTGCGCATGGCCCACGCCTACGAGACCACCGGCAAGGTCAGCATCAACGGCATCGACGCAGGCTGGCAGCGCCGCCTGCGCTTCGCCTTCCGCCTGCCCGGGGTGCCCGAGTGA
- a CDS encoding phage tail protein: protein MSGSIGQLAGGLVGAWVGSFFGMPSLGFSIGSSLFASGQTIKADPGDLSYSVSGYGKFMGWGYGTYPVDAPFAVWASNFHAHKKTTSSGGKGGGGVSQEYYEYSIDIAFYLRDCTDGNPISGVRRIWNLTTGELIYDVGTGADAATLIQSRKIADNIQVLTGTSDQDPPALIEAAEGWSPGYRGHALCIMEKLKCGATKQVPLLRFEIAASASTPPHRLTGFNPGNVTLQWRNMSIEEDNGTVLAVGSENELIDGSGYWRDVFRSRYDLDGNLLSKEIKTVDAGPYTSVDATFIPVRNSPGLWIETNWFTYFYWSSWENPTAYAAEDRVYLPAGVTLPAGAALFAVNGAVVRGQWITDEGYRITKWPWVDDDTRERRPSSYWSDSVTVIAGTGTSTLYRMMPSHDGASLYLFYSSPTAAVVYQIDVDTLATVDQWAIGAGYGSSPANAFWVYEDKFILVESAEIRLFTLNADGTATLEGTYSHGDYISFPLSIWPLAPYMITLSVGQMYMDDLLAAGADTLPAVLGDLVERAGVASADHDESLLPTTPVRLSITSQQAARDWLLQLSSLYHYRMRTSAGQLQVTPKGGSAVATIEQADLGMRPANGGAPVLDPPITTYAAQGIALPRSVTVVAVDPESDYAPVQQTYRMRNFGEGQDLTLRTTAILTADQCKDIATIYAKEPHLERLSWSTSVGVKHARYEAGDVLDLPQGRAWLRRVAESGDGTIEWELQAEAASAYTGQGLPTASPPVPSGGIALPGPTHLALLDPPALTDAHTGAGIVVAACGYLSGWSGCNLYVSDAEDGESYSLVATLTEAAVIGVAETALPDHAATMWDRTNSVVVRLVGPNGALSSATEAQVRAGGNVLLWGDEVVGVADVTYLGSRRYQLSTLLRGRRGTEWATSGHAAAETVVLLDSATLQRIDLDVSRIGAGRKYKAVSFGNGIADVQPVSFTAAGVSLEPWAPVMIRGSRDASGTLTVRWQRRGRFVPRPFWRPGLSDLQSYEVDIMSGSTVLRTLTSATESVTYTTAQMSTDGVTPNTPVSVRVYQLSTDVGRGYAGSATI, encoded by the coding sequence GTGAGCGGCTCCATCGGACAGCTCGCCGGCGGCCTGGTCGGCGCATGGGTCGGATCGTTCTTCGGCATGCCGTCGCTGGGTTTCTCCATCGGCAGTTCCCTGTTTGCCTCCGGCCAGACCATCAAGGCCGACCCGGGAGACCTCTCCTACAGCGTCAGCGGCTACGGCAAGTTCATGGGGTGGGGTTACGGCACCTACCCTGTCGATGCGCCGTTCGCCGTGTGGGCGTCAAACTTCCACGCCCACAAAAAGACCACCAGCAGCGGCGGCAAGGGCGGCGGCGGGGTCAGCCAGGAATACTACGAGTACAGCATCGATATCGCCTTCTACTTGCGCGACTGCACCGACGGCAATCCCATCAGCGGCGTGCGCCGAATCTGGAACCTCACCACGGGCGAGCTGATCTATGACGTGGGCACCGGTGCCGACGCCGCCACGCTCATCCAGAGCCGCAAGATAGCCGACAACATCCAGGTGCTGACCGGAACGAGCGACCAGGACCCGCCGGCGCTCATCGAGGCCGCAGAGGGCTGGTCGCCCGGCTACCGCGGGCACGCGCTGTGCATCATGGAGAAGCTCAAGTGCGGCGCCACCAAACAGGTGCCGCTGCTGCGCTTTGAGATCGCCGCCAGCGCCTCCACCCCGCCGCACCGGTTGACCGGGTTCAATCCCGGCAACGTGACGCTGCAGTGGCGTAACATGAGCATCGAGGAGGACAACGGCACCGTCCTGGCCGTCGGCAGCGAGAACGAGCTCATCGACGGCAGCGGGTACTGGCGCGACGTGTTCCGCTCCCGCTACGACCTCGACGGCAATCTCCTGAGCAAGGAGATCAAGACCGTCGACGCCGGGCCGTATACGAGTGTCGATGCGACGTTCATCCCCGTGCGCAACAGTCCGGGTCTGTGGATCGAGACCAACTGGTTCACCTATTTCTACTGGAGCAGCTGGGAAAACCCGACCGCCTATGCCGCCGAGGATCGGGTCTATCTTCCTGCCGGTGTCACCCTGCCGGCGGGCGCCGCATTGTTCGCCGTCAACGGCGCCGTCGTCCGCGGACAGTGGATTACCGATGAGGGCTACCGGATCACGAAGTGGCCCTGGGTCGATGACGATACCCGCGAGCGGCGCCCCAGCAGCTACTGGTCGGACTCGGTCACCGTCATCGCTGGCACGGGCACGTCCACGCTTTACCGGATGATGCCGAGCCATGACGGGGCCAGTCTGTACCTGTTCTACTCCAGCCCGACGGCCGCCGTCGTCTATCAGATCGATGTGGATACACTGGCCACCGTTGACCAATGGGCCATCGGCGCCGGCTACGGCAGCAGCCCGGCCAATGCATTCTGGGTCTACGAGGACAAGTTCATCCTGGTGGAGTCCGCCGAAATCCGCCTGTTCACGCTCAACGCCGACGGCACGGCGACCCTGGAAGGGACATACAGCCACGGAGATTACATCAGCTTTCCCCTCTCCATCTGGCCGCTCGCGCCCTACATGATCACCTTGAGCGTGGGCCAGATGTACATGGACGACCTGCTGGCCGCCGGCGCCGATACGCTGCCGGCCGTGCTGGGCGACCTGGTGGAACGCGCCGGCGTGGCGTCTGCCGACCACGACGAGAGCCTGCTGCCGACGACGCCCGTGCGGCTGTCCATCACCAGTCAGCAGGCCGCCCGCGACTGGCTGCTGCAACTGTCCAGCCTGTACCACTACCGCATGCGCACCAGCGCCGGTCAGCTGCAGGTCACGCCCAAGGGCGGTTCCGCCGTGGCCACCATCGAGCAGGCCGACCTCGGCATGCGTCCGGCCAACGGCGGCGCGCCGGTGCTCGACCCGCCCATCACCACCTATGCCGCCCAGGGCATCGCGCTCCCGCGCAGCGTCACCGTGGTGGCCGTTGACCCGGAATCCGACTATGCCCCGGTCCAGCAGACCTACCGCATGCGTAATTTCGGCGAGGGGCAGGATCTCACCCTGCGCACCACCGCCATCCTGACCGCCGACCAGTGCAAGGACATCGCCACGATCTACGCCAAGGAGCCCCACCTGGAGCGCCTGAGCTGGAGCACATCGGTCGGCGTGAAACACGCGAGGTACGAGGCCGGAGACGTGCTCGATCTGCCGCAGGGCCGCGCCTGGCTGCGGCGGGTGGCGGAGTCGGGCGACGGGACCATCGAGTGGGAGCTCCAGGCCGAGGCCGCCAGTGCCTACACCGGCCAGGGTTTGCCCACCGCCAGCCCGCCGGTCCCATCCGGCGGTATCGCGCTCCCGGGCCCCACTCACCTGGCGCTGCTCGACCCGCCCGCGCTGACCGACGCCCATACCGGCGCCGGAATCGTGGTCGCCGCCTGCGGCTATCTCTCCGGCTGGAGCGGCTGCAACCTCTACGTCAGCGATGCGGAGGACGGCGAGAGCTACAGCCTGGTGGCCACCCTCACCGAGGCGGCGGTCATCGGCGTAGCCGAGACGGCGCTGCCCGACCATGCCGCCACGATGTGGGACCGCACCAACTCGGTGGTGGTGCGGCTGGTGGGACCCAACGGCGCGCTGTCCAGCGCCACCGAGGCACAGGTGCGCGCGGGCGGAAATGTCCTGCTGTGGGGCGATGAGGTGGTGGGCGTGGCCGACGTGACCTATCTAGGCTCTCGCCGCTATCAGCTCTCCACCCTGCTGCGCGGCCGGCGCGGCACCGAGTGGGCGACCAGCGGCCACGCCGCCGCGGAGACCGTAGTGCTGCTCGATTCCGCGACCCTACAGCGCATCGACCTGGATGTGAGCCGCATCGGGGCCGGCCGAAAATACAAGGCCGTGAGCTTCGGTAACGGCATCGCCGACGTGCAGCCCGTCAGCTTCACCGCTGCGGGCGTCTCGCTCGAGCCCTGGGCGCCGGTGATGATCCGCGGCAGCCGGGATGCCAGCGGCACCCTGACCGTCCGCTGGCAGCGCCGCGGCCGGTTCGTGCCACGGCCCTTCTGGCGGCCCGGGCTGAGCGACCTGCAGAGCTACGAGGTGGACATCATGAGCGGGTCCACCGTGCTGCGCACACTCACCAGCGCCACCGAGTCGGTGACCTATACCACCGCCCAGATGAGCACCGACGGCGTGACGCCCAACACGCCGGTCAGCGTCAGAGTCTATCAGCTGAGCACCGATGTCGGCCGCGGCTACGCCGGCAGCGCCACGATCTAG
- a CDS encoding DUF2793 domain-containing protein, giving the protein MTTEYLKLTEMSSNPQEPDTVVNTILREIESRFHVKSRTNGGPPASPANGHTYIVDSVTGAWSYFTLGQIARYYSSTWYAVTPGEGWNVWCDDEDVLLSHDGTRWREAPIRIVAMQDFSQDPGTTTGLTFGYRAGRVRNDSAVTDVSAGTVALTASGTNYVELTGAGTVLANTSAYTSGRIPLYTVVTDGSGITSVTDRRTWVSLGGGAGGGGSSLGDFDEDSGTTTGLTWGYQAGSIRLRTTVTSVSAGTVALTDNNTNYVEIDSGGTVTANTTGFTAGKIPLRQVTTVSGSQTASTDRRAWIPFVVEGPATGTDNAWPRQDGATGRILQDGKWVEADSGDVTAGGHLDMNAKDLKRPILRRWIEGQGTATLTTGTLTLDCTNGPNFAVTLNQNVTTVSITNLPSGTGWIPLTIELTQDATGGRTVSGWPSGTKWPGGSAPTISAAAAAVDVIAGYTRDAATTWRLGRAFEDSK; this is encoded by the coding sequence ATGACCACCGAATATCTGAAACTCACGGAGATGAGCTCGAATCCCCAGGAGCCTGATACCGTCGTCAATACCATCCTGCGCGAGATCGAGAGCCGCTTCCACGTCAAGAGCCGCACCAACGGCGGGCCGCCGGCGAGTCCGGCCAACGGGCACACCTACATCGTCGACAGCGTCACCGGGGCCTGGTCGTATTTCACGCTCGGCCAGATCGCCCGCTACTACTCGTCAACGTGGTACGCCGTCACCCCGGGCGAGGGCTGGAATGTCTGGTGCGACGACGAGGACGTGCTGCTGTCGCATGACGGCACCCGCTGGCGGGAGGCCCCGATCCGAATCGTGGCGATGCAGGATTTCAGCCAGGACCCGGGTACCACCACCGGCCTGACATTCGGCTACCGCGCTGGCCGGGTGCGCAACGACTCGGCGGTCACCGATGTGTCGGCCGGCACCGTCGCGCTCACGGCCAGCGGCACCAATTACGTCGAGCTGACCGGTGCCGGAACGGTGTTGGCCAATACCAGCGCATACACGTCCGGCCGCATCCCGCTTTATACCGTCGTCACCGATGGTAGCGGCATCACGTCTGTCACCGACCGGCGCACCTGGGTCTCGCTGGGCGGCGGAGCTGGTGGCGGCGGCAGCAGCCTGGGCGATTTCGACGAGGACAGCGGCACTACCACCGGCCTGACCTGGGGCTATCAGGCCGGGTCGATCCGTCTGCGCACCACCGTGACCAGTGTGTCGGCCGGCACCGTCGCGCTCACCGACAACAACACCAACTACGTCGAGATTGACTCCGGCGGCACCGTCACGGCCAACACCACCGGCTTCACCGCCGGGAAGATTCCGCTGCGCCAGGTGACCACCGTCAGCGGCAGCCAGACCGCCAGCACCGACCGGCGCGCCTGGATACCGTTCGTCGTCGAGGGGCCGGCAACAGGGACGGACAACGCCTGGCCGCGTCAGGACGGCGCCACCGGCCGGATTCTGCAGGACGGCAAGTGGGTCGAGGCCGACAGCGGCGACGTGACGGCCGGCGGCCACCTCGACATGAACGCCAAGGACCTCAAGCGGCCCATTCTGCGGCGCTGGATCGAGGGGCAGGGAACCGCCACGCTCACGACCGGGACCCTCACGCTCGACTGCACCAACGGGCCGAATTTCGCGGTCACGCTGAACCAGAACGTGACCACCGTCAGCATCACCAACCTGCCCAGTGGCACCGGCTGGATACCGCTGACCATCGAGCTCACCCAGGACGCCACCGGCGGCCGGACGGTCAGCGGATGGCCGTCCGGGACCAAATGGCCCGGCGGCAGCGCGCCGACAATCAGCGCCGCGGCCGCGGCTGTGGACGTGATCGCAGGCTACACTCGGGACGCGGCGACCACCTGGCGGCTGGGCCGCGCATTCGAGGACAGCAAGTAA
- a CDS encoding SPRY domain-containing protein, whose translation MRWRRDERTGLILPRGTDSLIHHGLQLAAGGSGTVIYATWDASAKGPNITLSGGDLTATKGGSSTYESVRATKGKLSGKWYWEVTVISGNTSPYIVIGIGTASLPTAAAPGSTATSYSYTEGGGYKYNNGSTTAYGATYATGDVIQVALDMTAGKIWWGKNGTWQASGDPAAGTGAAFTGLAGTQYPAVGLYRPPTDPSAVTANFGASAFSYSVPSGFNAGVY comes from the coding sequence ATGCGCTGGCGTCGTGACGAAAGGACTGGGCTGATCCTGCCGCGCGGCACGGATAGCCTGATCCATCACGGTTTGCAGCTCGCCGCCGGCGGAAGCGGCACCGTGATCTACGCCACTTGGGATGCGTCGGCCAAGGGCCCGAACATCACGCTGAGCGGCGGGGACCTCACGGCGACCAAAGGCGGAAGTTCAACATATGAATCTGTCCGCGCGACCAAAGGCAAGCTGTCGGGGAAGTGGTATTGGGAAGTCACGGTCATCAGCGGCAACACATCGCCTTATATCGTGATCGGTATCGGCACCGCATCGCTGCCGACGGCGGCCGCACCCGGTTCGACGGCCACCTCCTACTCATACACGGAAGGTGGGGGGTACAAATATAACAACGGCAGCACGACTGCTTATGGCGCAACCTATGCGACTGGCGACGTGATCCAGGTGGCGCTGGACATGACCGCCGGGAAAATCTGGTGGGGTAAGAACGGCACCTGGCAGGCGTCTGGCGATCCGGCTGCGGGCACGGGGGCAGCATTCACGGGCCTCGCGGGCACCCAGTATCCCGCCGTCGGCCTCTATCGACCGCCTACAGACCCTAGTGCCGTCACCGCGAATTTCGGCGCGTCCGCATTCTCCTACAGCGTCCCGAGTGGCTTCAACGCGGGGGTATATTGA
- a CDS encoding M15 family metallopeptidase yields MASRRLDDLQPYVAEMARELVRLADGAGLDLLIYCTLRSAEEQARLFRRGRALREIERKAREMEALGRSDFARLLMDVGPQYGPGPVTWAGPGQSLHQYGVALDAVPLRDGKPVWATAGADGRPDWGRPGVDGELWDRYGALGERVGFEWSGRWSPHHREYPHLQAAGVDWRDLIRQGHSA; encoded by the coding sequence ATGGCCAGCCGCCGCCTCGATGACCTGCAGCCCTACGTCGCCGAGATGGCCCGGGAGCTCGTGCGCCTGGCCGATGGGGCGGGGCTGGACCTGCTGATCTACTGCACCCTGCGCAGCGCCGAGGAACAGGCGCGGCTCTTCCGGCGCGGGAGAGCCCTGCGCGAGATCGAGCGCAAGGCCCGGGAGATGGAGGCGCTCGGCCGGTCGGACTTCGCGCGCCTGCTGATGGACGTCGGCCCTCAGTACGGGCCGGGGCCGGTCACATGGGCCGGGCCCGGACAGAGCCTTCACCAGTATGGCGTGGCCCTGGACGCTGTCCCGCTGCGGGACGGCAAGCCGGTCTGGGCGACAGCCGGAGCGGACGGGCGTCCAGACTGGGGACGCCCTGGTGTCGACGGTGAGTTGTGGGACCGCTACGGCGCGCTCGGCGAGCGGGTAGGGTTCGAGTGGTCCGGCCGCTGGAGCCCGCACCACCGGGAGTATCCCCACCTACAGGCGGCCGGTGTCGACTGGCGCGACCTGATCCGGCAGGGGCACAGCGCATGA
- a CDS encoding DNA adenine methylase translates to MSYPFIPWLGGKRRLAKQILPMFPDHQCYVEPFAGAAALFFMKEPSKVEVLNDVNGDIVNLYRVVQHHLEEFIRQFKWALVSRQMFKWLRDVPPETLTDIQRAARFYYLQKTCFGARPTGRTFGTAPSAPPKLNLLRVEEELSGAHIRLARAYIESEDWHACMRRYDRPHTLFYMDPPYWKTEGYGVPFGLEEYGRMATAMRELKGRAIVSVNDIPEMREAFAGFSMREVSLRHTVGGSRCTVERGELIVCSW, encoded by the coding sequence ATGTCCTATCCGTTCATCCCCTGGCTGGGTGGCAAGCGCCGCCTGGCCAAGCAGATCCTTCCCATGTTCCCCGACCACCAGTGCTACGTCGAGCCGTTCGCCGGCGCGGCGGCGTTGTTCTTCATGAAGGAGCCCTCGAAGGTGGAGGTGCTCAACGACGTCAACGGCGACATCGTGAACCTCTACCGCGTGGTCCAGCACCACCTGGAGGAGTTCATCCGCCAGTTCAAGTGGGCCTTGGTCAGCCGGCAGATGTTCAAGTGGCTCCGGGATGTTCCACCGGAGACCCTGACCGACATCCAGCGGGCCGCGCGCTTCTACTACCTGCAGAAGACCTGCTTCGGCGCCCGGCCAACAGGGCGCACTTTCGGCACCGCACCCAGCGCACCGCCGAAGCTGAACCTCCTACGGGTGGAGGAGGAACTCTCCGGGGCACACATCCGCCTCGCCCGTGCCTACATCGAGAGCGAGGACTGGCACGCCTGCATGCGGCGCTACGACCGCCCGCACACGCTGTTCTACATGGACCCGCCCTACTGGAAAACCGAAGGGTACGGAGTGCCGTTCGGGCTCGAGGAGTACGGCCGGATGGCCACGGCCATGCGGGAGCTGAAGGGCCGCGCCATCGTCAGCGTGAACGATATCCCGGAAATGCGGGAGGCCTTCGCCGGGTTTTCAATGCGGGAGGTCAGTCTGCGGCACACCGTTGGCGGGAGCCGATGCACCGTGGAGCGGGGGGAGTTAATTGTCTGCAGCTGGTAG
- a CDS encoding helix-turn-helix domain-containing protein — MNEVVGLIREVLDRLKEIEGVENDSDLANPLVVSKRLIASWKERNSVPWQVLFTYSRKHGISLDYILNGWGSPFQTDAMVGEPGAIYSLETSADPVYRVAGQVHRALSELGAELGEEKFSETVRYLHRSMMDKGDDAVPYEQVLSVVKLAV; from the coding sequence ATGAATGAGGTTGTCGGCCTGATTCGGGAGGTCCTCGACCGGTTGAAAGAGATCGAGGGCGTTGAGAACGACTCAGACCTTGCTAACCCGCTGGTGGTCAGCAAGCGACTGATCGCGAGCTGGAAGGAGCGGAACAGCGTCCCGTGGCAGGTGCTTTTCACCTACAGCCGCAAGCACGGTATTTCGCTCGACTACATCCTCAATGGCTGGGGCAGCCCATTCCAGACGGACGCCATGGTTGGTGAACCTGGCGCCATCTACAGCCTGGAGACGAGCGCCGACCCCGTTTATCGGGTTGCTGGGCAGGTGCACCGGGCGCTGAGCGAGCTTGGGGCCGAGCTGGGCGAGGAGAAGTTTTCCGAGACGGTGCGCTACCTGCACCGTTCCATGATGGACAAGGGGGACGATGCGGTCCCCTACGAGCAGGTCCTGTCGGTGGTGAAGCTGGCTGTCTGA